A single window of Liolophura sinensis isolate JHLJ2023 chromosome 6, CUHK_Ljap_v2, whole genome shotgun sequence DNA harbors:
- the LOC135469232 gene encoding protrudin-like: MAPDECGDGKVSDSPVDIINFVHEVHCFSALVEPIETVWTGITNIRRWRSPYVTLGVWLLCNIGGVLLTKGTVFVLVAFMIFLLSGISLFHVHTRILDKILPNTGTDMEEDQSSGVYTATENMQSIKEFRVSLIQMYVILEDLNQKLIRFYTLLKWDDMKQSLRFHVGISLTMLCLCVLPSRWNFLLFTNWFLLGDEKVHKYLRKNGVDKLQAFIQEKCGLDLLTQSACVKEVKEKNRTFTEKEPSECEEKPGVEGQSDGEYDVGSSESGNDSDSKTEFVPSKPGMVSRLLEFKRRKQQMMTGQCHGCKASFASILKRRYCCMQCGNHFCARCCFQKVPRSVFGATAPAAKTETVPVCGSCYTLLANKEGKVC; encoded by the exons ATGGCACCTGACGAGTGTGGTGACGGAAAGGTGTCTGATTCACCTGTGGACATCATCAATTTCGTACATGAAGTACATTGCTTCTCAGCTCTTGTGGAACCAATTGAGACAGTGTGGACCGGAATCACAAATATCCGTAG ATGGAGGTCTCCCTATGTAACCCTTGGTGTATGGCTGCTTTGTAATATTGGAGGAGTGCTGCTGACTAAAG GTACTGTGTTTGTCTTGGTGGCCTTCATGATTTTCCTCCTCTCCGGGATCAGTTTGTTTCACGTCCACACAAGAATTCTTGACAAGATTTTACCGAACACAGGTACAGACATGGAGGAGGACCAGAGCTCAGGAGTGTACACTGCAACAGAAAATATGCAGTCCATCAAAGAGTTCAGAGTAAG CctaatacaaatgtatgtgaTACTGGAAGACTTGAATCAAAAGTTGATCCGTTTCTACACTTTGCTGAAGTGGGATGATATGAAACAGTCATTGAG atttcaTGTTGGGATCAGCTTGACTATGCTTTGTCTTTGTGTCCTGCCGTCGCGCTGGAATTTTCTACTTTTTACCAACTGGTTTTTACTGGGGGATGAGAAAGTCCACAAAT ATTTGAGGAAAAATGGTGTTGACAAACTCCAGGCATTTATACAAGAGAAATGTGGTTTGGATTTGTTAACTCAGAGTGCATGTGTCAAAGAAGTAAAGGAAAAGAACAGGACCTTCACAGAGAAG GAGCCATCTGAATGTGAAGAGAAGCCAGGTGTGGAGGGTCAGTCAGAT GGAGAGTATGATGTTGGCAGTTCAGAGTCAGGCAATGACTCTGACTCTAAGACAGAATTTGTACCAAGTAAACCAGGGATGGTATCACGACTCTTAGAGTTCAAGCGACGGAAACAACAAATGATGACAG GGCAGTGTCATGGGTGTAAAGCTTCCTTTGCTTCAATATTGAAAAGACGA TATTGTTGTATGCAGTGTGGAAACCACTTCTGTGCACGATGCTGCTTTCAGAAAGTGCCACGTTCAGTATTTGGTGCAACAG CTCCTGCAGCAAAGACAGAGACAGTACCTGTCTGTGGTTCCTGTTACACTCTTCTTGCAAATAAGGAAGGAAAGGTTTGCTGA
- the LOC135469235 gene encoding mitochondrial amidoxime-reducing component 1-like codes for MVEILSGIFDDSASSVLAFLAAGTVFKIGAFLWLRKKKDERFVPVGQVTQINLFPVKSCKGIPIRSARATEIGVLYEGVQDRSFLIIGADHVYITQRQEPSMALIVPSIHGDMLHLDAPGMQTLKVPKHLPVLDSNLTKFQVKLDILKAVDCGTEAAAWVSKYLKRPGLKLLYYAPELPKRDLTVVKKAWDTRAKTGDKTNFSDFCAYLLTSEESLASVNSQLEEPVTMWRFRSNIIMKGSPAFEEEKWIEFRIGGARFRALDICARCVLTTVDPDKGVKDPNKEPLKTMEIYHSSKEYNNKALFGLDATVDWPGDIHVGDIVYALKA; via the exons ATGGTGGAAATACTCAGCGGGATATTTGACGATTCGGCCAGTTCTGTGCTTGCCTTTCTAGCCGCTGGAACGGTGTTCAAAATCGGGGCCTTTCTCTGGCTTCGTAAGAAAAAGGATGAACGGTTTGTGCCCGTTGGGCAGGTCACTCAAATTAACCTGTTCCCGGTGAAGTCGTGTAAAGGCATTCCAATCCGGTCGGCGAGGGCCACAGAGATTGGGGTTCTTTACGAGGGGGTGCAGGACAG GTCATTTTTGATCATAGGAGCAGATCATGTCTACATCACCCAAAGACAGGAGCCCAGCATGGCTCTGATTGTGCCCAGTATACATGGCGATATGCTTCACCTGGATGCCCCGGGAATGCAAACCCTCAAAGTGCcaaaacatttacctgtgctcGACAGTAACCTGACTAAGTTTCA GGTAAAGCTTGACATCCTAAAAGCAGTAGATTGTGGCACTGAGGCGGCAGCCTGGGTcagtaaatatttgaaaagaCCAGGACTGAAACTTCTGTACTATGCACCGGAGTTGCCCAAAAGAGATCTGACTGTAGTGAAGAAAGCTTGGGATACCAGAGCTAAAACTGGAGACAAG ACTAACTTCTCTGATTTCTGTGCCTACCTCCTGACGAGTGAGGAGTCCCTGGCGTCTGTTAATTCACAACTGGAGGAGCCAGTTACAATGTGGAGGTTCAGGTCAAACATTATCATGAAAGGCTCCCCAGCTTTTGAAGAG GAGAAGTGGATAGAGTTTCGTATAGGAGGCGCAAGGTTTAGGGCTTTGGATATTTGTGCCAG GTGTGTCCTGACCACTGTTGACCCAGACAAAGGTGTTAAAGATCCAAACAAAGAACCCCTGAAGACTATGGAAAT ATACCACAGCTCTAAAGAGTACAACAATAAGGCGTTGTTTGGACTGGATGCTACAGTGGACTGGCCGGGGGACATCCATGTGGGAGACATAGTGTATGCCCTGAAGGCATGA
- the LOC135467164 gene encoding uncharacterized protein LOC135467164, producing the protein MESIALEEEINTQWIYYQTDDYAVYIIQKFNQGSQTIVAMTRGADDLKNNYNSTVLFCEEASMEGQFLSAAKIQESQPTRDIILSSSTQPFEAPSVILPLRTDGCHQLPGRLRYKSGTVTRADMLGPTCSSLLGPKLDSVTSNKTFPGDMCITKTSMVEACQCYKQCLDCTSGSSPGVPSCQCVKYMQSDVNRISCSGTEDDVACVQNRDSFKEDLDGRPCSCSFGVYFAYPCGQEPGNCQGSECKLKWCLSGFTYKSPAVAFPKMCQQTDSNIKCT; encoded by the exons ATGGAGTCCATTGCCTTGGAAGaggaaataaatacacagtggATTTATTACCAAACCGATGATTATGCTGTCTACATCATCCAGAAGTTCAACCAG GGCTCTCAAACAATCGTTGCTATGACAAGAGGAGCCGATGATTTGAAAAACAACTACAACAGCACTGTATTGTTCTGTGAAGAAGCAAGCATGGAAGGGCAGTTCTTGTCTGCAGCGAAAATCCAG GAGAGTCAGCCAACTCGCGACATCATACTGTCAAGCTCTACTCAACCATTCGAAGCTCCAAGTGTGATCCTACCACTAAGGACGGACGGGTGCCACCAACTACCGGGCAGGCTTAGGTATAAGTCAG GTACGGTGACGAGGGCAGACATGCTTGGACCCACTTGCTCATCCTTGCTCGGGCCTAAACTGGACTCAGTAACCAGTAACAAAACTTTTCC GGGCGACATGTGTATCACTAAGACTAGCATGGTGGAGGCTTGCCAGTGTTACAAACAATGTTTGGATTGTACGTCTGGATCCTCTCCGGGCGTCCCGTCATGCCAGTgtgttaaatacatgcagtCAGATGTGAACCGGATATCATGTTCAGGAACAGAGGACGATGTCGCCTGTGTTCAAAACAGAGACAGTTTCAAAGAGGATCTTGATGGAAGACCATGTTCGTGTTCTTTTGGAGTATATTTTGCGTATCCATGCGGACAAGAGCCAGGAAACTGCCAAGGGAGCGAGTGTAAGCTCAAATGGTGTTTAAGTGGATTCACATACAAATCGCCAGCTGTAGCATTTCCCAAAATGTGCCAGCAGACTGACAGTAACATCAAGTGCACGTAG